The genome window CGCCATCTTCTTTAAGTTCCCAATCAAAATTAGTTATTAGTCATTAGTCATCAGTCATCAGTCATTAGTCATTAGTCACTAATTTTAATGTTAATGATTAGACCAGAGTAAAGAAATAACAGTCGATCTTAGTACCGACTTTGTACCTGTAGCGCTAGAATTCATTCGGGCGCTGACACAATGAATGCTTTTGCCAGAACTCTACTAATGACTTAGACTCGTGCTACGTACAATTAAAAATTAAAAATATCCAACTAAAAATAATAATTATTTTTAATTTTCAATTTTTAATTTTTAATTTCCTGGTGCTAGATTCCGAGGGCAATACTAGCTCTCGGTTTCTTCGCCCTCGGCCTCAGCAGCGTCGTCGGGATCTACATAATCGGGGTCATCCAATTCTTCGATTTCGACATCATATTCCGCGCCTTCGTAACCACCCTCGTAGTCGTAGTCCTCATCAGAGTCGCCGCCCTGCTGACCGTGACGACCTTCGTAGATGGCATCAGCCAACTTGCCGACAATCAGCTTGATCGATCGAATAGCATCGTCATTCGCCGGAATCGCAATGTCAACCAAATCCGGGTCGCAGTTGGTATCCAACAGAGAGACGATCGGAATTCCCAACTTTTGGCATTCCAACACCGCATTATACTCGCGGCGTTGGTCTACGAGCACCACTCCGTCGGGAATCTTCCGCATAGATTTAATCCCGCCCAGATATTTCTGGAGTTTTGCCATTTCTCGGCGCAGTACCGAAGCTTCTTTTTTCGGCAGCAAATCGAGGGCGCCGATTTCCTCGCGGCGCTCCAAATCCTTGAGGCGCTCCACGCGGGACTTAATCGTCGTCCAGTTGGTGAGCATTCCCCCCAGCCAGCGCTGGTTGACGTAATAAGCACCGCAGCGTTGAGCTTCTTGGGCTACAATCCCTGCAGCTTGGCGCTTCGTACCCACGAACAAAAACTTTTTGCCTTTTTCTGAGGCAACTCTCATGTACTCGTAGGCGTCTTCCATAAGCTGAGCGGTTTGCACGAGGTCGATGATGTGAACCCCGTTGCGCTCTGTAAAAATGTATGGAGACATTTTCGGGTTCCACCGA of Oscillatoria nigro-viridis PCC 7112 contains these proteins:
- the rpsB gene encoding 30S ribosomal protein S2; translation: MPVVSLAQMLESGVHFGHQTRRWNPKMSPYIFTERNGVHIIDLVQTAQLMEDAYEYMRVASEKGKKFLFVGTKRQAAGIVAQEAQRCGAYYVNQRWLGGMLTNWTTIKSRVERLKDLERREEIGALDLLPKKEASVLRREMAKLQKYLGGIKSMRKIPDGVVLVDQRREYNAVLECQKLGIPIVSLLDTNCDPDLVDIAIPANDDAIRSIKLIVGKLADAIYEGRHGQQGGDSDEDYDYEGGYEGAEYDVEIEELDDPDYVDPDDAAEAEGEETES